From the genome of Metabacillus dongyingensis:
CTTGTCTTCCTTAAGTAAGGTACTTCTTATTGGTGGCGGTTTTATTGGACAATTATTTTTACAATTGGTAAAACAGCAAAATGTTCAATCCATCTTAGTAAGTGAACCTGCTGATAACAAAAGGGAGCTGCTATATAAGTTGGGTGCCGATGAAGTGATCCATCCAATGAATGCTGGAAAGTTAGAGGCAGACGTGGTAATTGAATGTGTGGGCAGGCCGGAGAGCATGGAATTGGCTGTCAAATCAGCGGCAAAGGGCGGCCAAGTGTTACTTTTTGGGGTTTCTGCACCGAATACAATGATTTCGGTTTCACCCTTTGACATTTTTTCAAAGGAGCTTACCATTAAGGGCTCGTTCGTGAACCCATTTACGCACGAAGAAGCTATTTCACTTATTGCGAAAAAAGTGGTGGATGTCGGGTCGCTCATTTCTCATCGTTTTACAATTGAAGAGTTATCAGAAGAAATGGCTAACTTCCGAAATCTTAACGTTTCAAAAGCGATCATTAACCACTAGTTGCAGTAGTTGTCAGTCTAAAGGGCTGATTCTACTGCAAAAGGAGTTTAAAAGAATGTTTCAAATTTTCAAGTCTTTTTCTAAGGAATTAAAGTTTTATTTACTCATGAATACCTTTTTTTCCTTTGGCGGTGCATTATCAGGTATCTTTCAAAGTGTGTTTCTGTGGAAACTAGATAAAACTTATTCACTGCTTGCCTATTATAGTTTATATTGGTCAATCGCTATCATCTTTTCTTTTGGGCTTTGTGCGTGGATTGCCAGAAAAACAAGCCCGATGATTACGATGCGTTTAGGGTTTATCTTTTATTTGATTACTTATTTAATCATGCTTATTTTTCACAACACATTAAGTGATCATATCATTTTGCTGGGAAGCACAACTGGCTTTGCAATGAGCCTATACTATGTAGGCGTGCATATGGCTGTATTAGATTTAACAACAAATGATAAACGGGATCAATTTTTATATGTACAAGGAATATTACTTACCATCGGAGGAGTAATCGCGCCGCTTCTATCAGGGATTTTAATCTCGCAATTTCAAGGTATGATTGGTTATTATGTCGTTTTTATTGCTACATGTGTATTCTTTTTTATTTCATTTTTGATCTCACTAAAAGTGAAAGGAAATCCAGTTACAACAAAAAGTTATTTTTGGGATGTCATCAAGTATCCATCAAAAGAATGGAAGAAGATGTACAAGGTTATGTTTGCCGATGGAATTGTATCTGGAGTGTACTCGACCTTTTTGATTACGATGATAACGTTCAAAGTAGCTGGGGGAGAATTGAGCTTAGGTGTTTATAATACAGCAGCTGAGATTGTTGCAATTGCTGCTTTCTATGTGCTTGCTAAATTCTCTAATCAGAAATATCGTCTGGCAATTTTTGCGATTGGTTCGGTTAGTATATTTTTGAGTTCTGTTTTACTATCTGCCCTTCCTGTGTTCATTTCGTTGGTTATTTTTGGAATCGTTTCACCTGTAGCAATGAATATGATTACCACCTCAATGAATGCAATGATCTATGAGTCAATTGAAAAGGACCCTCAATATAAGGAAAAGAGACTGGACTATATTATTATTCGAGAAATTCCACTCGGTGTTGGAAGAATTATCGGTGTATTTTTGTTTCTAGCTATGAAAAAATACTTCGATATAGAGGCGCTATTACCTATTTCGTTTAGTTTCTTTCCTATTGTATATGTCATAATAATTCCATCACTATATTTTATCTGGAAAAAACCAAAAAAGGGACTCGTGGTGAGTTCTAGTGAAATATAGAAATAAGGTA
Proteins encoded in this window:
- a CDS encoding zinc-dependent alcohol dehydrogenase family protein codes for the protein MKAAVLQGTKQIEVMDWNYRSPSPKEVIVRVKSCGICGTDQHIYHGHPGSAEVHPPIVLGHELAGEVDEVGTEVSILQKGDRVSIDPNIYCGTCEYCRSNRAHLCNHLQAVGVTRDGGMGEYCVVPAANCYKIPGHMTFEEAALVEPLGCVLHGFKKIHLSSLSKVLLIGGGFIGQLFLQLVKQQNVQSILVSEPADNKRELLYKLGADEVIHPMNAGKLEADVVIECVGRPESMELAVKSAAKGGQVLLFGVSAPNTMISVSPFDIFSKELTIKGSFVNPFTHEEAISLIAKKVVDVGSLISHRFTIEELSEEMANFRNLNVSKAIINH
- a CDS encoding MFS transporter, whose amino-acid sequence is MFQIFKSFSKELKFYLLMNTFFSFGGALSGIFQSVFLWKLDKTYSLLAYYSLYWSIAIIFSFGLCAWIARKTSPMITMRLGFIFYLITYLIMLIFHNTLSDHIILLGSTTGFAMSLYYVGVHMAVLDLTTNDKRDQFLYVQGILLTIGGVIAPLLSGILISQFQGMIGYYVVFIATCVFFFISFLISLKVKGNPVTTKSYFWDVIKYPSKEWKKMYKVMFADGIVSGVYSTFLITMITFKVAGGELSLGVYNTAAEIVAIAAFYVLAKFSNQKYRLAIFAIGSVSIFLSSVLLSALPVFISLVIFGIVSPVAMNMITTSMNAMIYESIEKDPQYKEKRLDYIIIREIPLGVGRIIGVFLFLAMKKYFDIEALLPISFSFFPIVYVIIIPSLYFIWKKPKKGLVVSSSEI